The nucleotide window TGTTCGTGGGCATCTTCATTGAGAAATTCAGGGTCGATTTCCAAAGCACGGTCTAAATCGAATGCTTGGACTCCTAACAACGCATCCATTCCTAGTTCAGAATTTCGAGTGCGATAGATTTTTGCCATCCCGTTCATGGCTTTAATTTTACTTTCCAACTCATCCAATTCTTCGGGACAAACAAGATCGGTTTTATTGAGGAGAATTACATCGGCAAAAGCAATTTGTTCCTGTGCTTCATCTGCCTCCCAGTGTTGCTGGATGTGTTTGGCATCGACGACAGTAACCACTGCATCTAAAGCAATCTTATCTTTCATATCTTCATCGACAAAAAAGGTTTGAATTACAGGGGCAGGATCGGCTAAACCAGTGGTTTCAATGACCAAATGGTCGAACTTGTTGCGACGCTTCATTAAATTACCGATAATGCGAATCAAATCTCCCCGCACCGTACAGCAAATACAGCCGTTGTTCATTTCAAATATTTCTTCATCGGTATCAATTACCAGTTGATTATCAATACCCACTTCTCCAAACTCGTTAACGATGACTGCTACTTTCTTACCGTGTTCGTAGGTGAGGATGCGATTGAGGAGGGTGGTTTTTCCCGCACCTAGATAACCCGTTAGTACGGTGACGGGAACGGTGTTGGCGGTTGTCGCTACCATAATCTAATTCCTAAGCTCTTTTAGATAATGATAATCGATCTCATTCTCGAGAAAACGGTTTTTAATCTTAAAGTTCTTAGTCAACTCGATTTGTTTAAAAAAATCGATTACACACATAGACGCTGAAATTTTTCTTGAACTTCTACATCTAAGTGAAATCAACACAAAGTTTTTAGATAGTTATTTAGGTAAATGAGTATTTAAGACTTTCTCTAATATAGTTTTAAGTTCAATGATAGGTAATGGTTGTTGCCTACCCGCTCCAATTAATTGATGTGTAACTCCATAAAATGCATTTGTTGTTGTATCTTTTTCTTGCAAGATATCTCCTTTTTCTGTACTAAGTTTGTCTTTGTCTTCGTAGTTAGTTGACCAACACACTAAAATGTCAATATGGCTAATATCTTTTTTATTTTGATCGATATCTTTGTGAATTCCTCGAAGTTCTTGTTTGAACTCCACTAAAATATCTTTTTTTAAAGTTCCACTTTGGCGAGTGAATATATTCTGGGCTATTCCAAATGTATTGTCATTAGAATAAATAGTATCACCGCTCGATTTCAAGTAATACTCATATAGTCCATCATAAACTTGATAGCCTGAAACGACTTTTATATTATATCCTTTTAAGATATTGTTACAGATAA belongs to Lusitaniella coriacea LEGE 07157 and includes:
- a CDS encoding CobW family GTP-binding protein, producing MVATTANTVPVTVLTGYLGAGKTTLLNRILTYEHGKKVAVIVNEFGEVGIDNQLVIDTDEEIFEMNNGCICCTVRGDLIRIIGNLMKRRNKFDHLVIETTGLADPAPVIQTFFVDEDMKDKIALDAVVTVVDAKHIQQHWEADEAQEQIAFADVILLNKTDLVCPEELDELESKIKAMNGMAKIYRTRNSELGMDALLGVQAFDLDRALEIDPEFLNEDAHEHDETVKSFAIVESGELDGQKLNSWLSNLLQTKGVDIFRMKGILNIAGESDRFVFQGVHMLFDGKPDRPWKEEETRKNELVFIGRNLDEAQLREDFKQCLV